From the Gouania willdenowi chromosome 19, fGouWil2.1, whole genome shotgun sequence genome, one window contains:
- the LOC114481938 gene encoding myosin phosphatase Rho-interacting protein isoform X3: protein MSLKDNSCRKFQANIFNKSKCQNCFKPRESHLLNDEDLNQAKPIYGGWLLLAPEGTNFDNPLQRSRKWQRRFFILYEHGLLRYALDEMPSTLPQGTINMNQCSDVIDGESRTGQKNSLCILTPEKEHFIRAECKEIINGWQEALTVYPRTNKQNQKKKRKVDPPTQQEPGPAKVTVTSSGGSIPCLPSSIASAERVPMTRASIWQEESRWSRATIPCSRSASCLSQMNQSQSESSISAQDDAGTVSTGRKVRVESGYFSLEKTKSEPSPLSQHTHQHLPLSSSASSSSSSLGAPTPRYISESQTQTTPHHPPQDPLPSPGSLNSPSYSTISSTQSSLDSDPSGAMPAWEEHDNDGGSGNSVSGGGRVGRSGREYAALSDVPRARRLNYREAFRSDKKRQELRTRTRSPGREEVARLFGEERRRSQVIGRFEDGQNVERMDTSNSNEPSANSSLREGRSERRYLTSKHDMSLDSGQDRVVPDVSSSSFTNLRRAKSLDRRVTESSMPPDLLNFKKGWMTKLYDDGMWKKHWFVLTDQSLRYYKDSIAEEASELDGEVDLSTCYDVKEFPVQRNYGFQILCKDGACTLSAMTSGIRRNWIQAITKNVRTTIAPDVTRKNISLKLSVLKPRSLHDETQKDHVLLEPCPQITPEQSLVSELPKPEANKRPSGNNEPPPEPRKSRVRERRREGRSKTYDWTEFKKEQTQKPVKERADTVDLSSSFSTVSSHCSASSSPTSSACSAVSTSSLQTSSLSAAHTPSAAEETEKESVKKVIRPQSTSASHTPNTVTVTIISTLNSTSPVQPLTPEGRDQGKMEVDQPTSICPESEDKNKSCHVREEIEQRWHQVETTPLREEKQVPISTTFTNSSDSDKLPPHELTALLDKELGQKQKELDRLQKQNNLLKEQLENALGREQSAREGYVLQSATPPPSSPHRVPWQNLHKLNQDLQGELESQKRKQDLAQQQIRTLKRSYTEAKDVVDRHDCDVQGLQDKLASAMAEILASEQAVARMRNELKLEQERSKEHEEECDRNEVTLRGQLKDSEDRLREVEAALLERSQALRHLERQQALQRDHVREIQRLQDKLLEVTARLTATEEGHVLKEERLRNELSGMQESHERERQSLCRQLAEAETVQKEIEDKLMEAEQQVEALLRGRQTSGGKECKEEILKLQEELSQKTDIIETLRESVRRLEEEKSNLTCRCQELINQISEADREVNKLRSRLETEEADYCTLEHSYERATQEFQKMSQFLREKEEEIRQTKELYERLMERKEQDLKEALVKMTALGNSLEETEQKLQAKEELVCQMSRNLLDKFEPCTAEKNMHAKLMVAEDRIAELEQHLNALQLDYAELQMERQQMPEPKKTESDSALPSSSSNSELSIESSTTTESSPEDKDPLAKRPKIRFSSIQCQKYISFEGMDSIRLGRTFDDTGQNVKPDIDIMQRNIPSDLSFPHSSDPEKFISIIHTLETKLLATESKLRNLTQNLVGQRSAPSETLQSEISKEKTPQCTIAVKHYRHALICVENSREKLSAILNSGHDTTDTQLHSLTEIEKDLFNASFYIRQGQEIEKQSPAVHQSLAPDTVDKEALRLFSKTLSFEALVLNKMSFLIKTSKTDLLQALAQIWEDIEQIKKSDKDCLAIVYADVLTRKLMLETAFWNEVEKAEIDVNKLKESTPSADADIDASAVFNTVIKAELAYSIQNLKLSYDQKFKMLKRELIEAYKNLHERETALQAIIEAYKRPDLKSVIKEIKRNRKFGKPKLADIHPPELAPYMEQIETEEAKIFAEEIIDKHLCGEMPSCAVDAIDSLNNAHDNLAHELQRQAAILHNYAEEIESGENNPGLSQMIQGLLGIQTSQNLTSTSLCMRDALIQAQVAYVACRLRAMHEQDVGWCRQTSQNMDSLVQQHAHNVTAIQEKFEASLEEEHLNFSITLAALQKDNQTLRSEISEHAIQLSRQQEQSMLLEKHFLEETEQLKLRHEHELSQAEQSRVSSELALLETAADKQKKLEVLLAGINTMEEQHESHVKKLQQDFELKICELKHLHKEQIEKLHSHHVEITPYGKENMADKEGPEVSNLSFCGDCITPMEEEEQGKEEQSLTEVDSMVVLKDRIQELETQMNSMKDELENKHLEGDVASLREKYQRDFESLKATCERGFAAMEETHQKLIEDLQRQHQREISKLMEERERLLAEETAATIAAIEAMKNAHKEELEKTQRSQVSGLNSDIDELRLQYEEELRSIQRELEVLSEQYSQKCLENAHLAQALEAERQALRQCQRENQELNSHNQELNNRLTVEITRMRSCFSGESALSPLTQGKDIYELEVLLRIKESEIQYLKQEIHSLKDELQSALRDKKYATEKYKDIYTELSIVKAKADCDITKLKEKLLLATEALGEGTVDGTVTSGYDIMKSKSNPDFMKKEQSSASKAGRGLRSKSLKEGLTVQERMKLFEAKDSRKI from the exons GTGGCAAGAGGCTCTGACTGTGTATCCCAGGACCAACAAGCAGAACCAGAAGAAAAAGCGAAAGGTGGATCCGCCCACTCAGCAG GAGCCTGGTCCTGCTAAGGTGACAGTGACCAGCAGCGGGGGCAGCATTCCATGCCTGCCGAGCAGCATCGCCAGCGCCGAACGCGTCCCAATGACCCGGGCCTCGATATGGCAAGAGGAAAGCCGCTGGAGCCGAGCCACCATCCCTTGTAGCCGCAGTGCTTCCTGCCTCAGCCAGATGAACCAGAGCCAATCGGAGTCCAGTATCAGTGCTCAAGACG ATGCTGGGACTGTGAGCACTGGACGAAAGGTTCGAGTGGAAAGCGGTTACTTCTCTTTGGAAAAGACCAAGTCAGAGCCCTCTCCACTTTCTCAACATACACATCAGCATCTTCCCCTGTCCTCCTcagcatcctcctcctcctcctccttagGAGCTCCCACTCCCAGGTACATCTCAGAATCACAAACTCAAACTACACCCCATCACCCCCCCCAAGACCCTCTTCCCTCCCCAGGTTCTCTGAATTCCCCTAGCTACTCTACCATCAGCTCCACCCAGAGCTCACTGGACTCTGACCCCAGTGGGGCAATGCCTGCCTGGGAGGAGCACGATAATGATGGTGGGAGTGGTAATAGTGTGAGTGGTGGAGGCAGGGTTGGCCGCTCTGGCAGGGAATACGCTGCGCTTTCGGATGTGCCAAGGGCTCGTAGGCTGAACTATCGGGAAGCTTTCCGCTCTGACAAAAAACGTCAGGAACTGAGGACGCGGACTCGAAGTCCTGGCAGAGAGGAGGTGGCACGGCTCTTTGGGGAGGAGCGCAG GCGCTCTCAAGTCATTGGCAGATTTGAAGATGGTCAAAATGTTGAACGTATGGACACAAGCAACTCGAACGAGCCTTCGGCTAATTCCAGCCTAAGAGAAGGACGCAGTGAGAGGCGCTATCTCACCAGCAAACAT GACATGTCCTTGGATTCAGGACAGGACCGCGTCGTCCCTGATGTGTCCAGCTCTAGTTTTACCAACCTACGAAGAGCCAAATCACTTGATCGGAGAGTCACCGAGTCCTCAATGCCC CCGGACCTCCTCAACTTCAAGAAAGGATGGATGACAAAACTGTATGATGATGGAATG TGGAAGAAACACTGGTTTGTTCTGACAGACCAGAGTTTGAGGTACTACAAGGACTCTATAGCAGAGGAG GCCTCAGAACTGGATGGAGAAGTTGACCTCTCTACGTGTTACGACGTTAAAGAATTCCCAGTCCAGAGGAATTATGGCTTCCAAATCCTT TGTAAAGATGGAGCGTGCACCTTGTCAGCAATGACCTCTGGAATCCGTCGCAACTGGATTCAGGCCATAACGAAGAATGTGCGAACCACTATTGCCCCCGATGTCACACG GAAAAACATCTCTCTGAAATTATCCGTTCTGAAGCCCAG ATCTCTCCATGATGAGACACAGAAAGACCATGTGTTGTTGGAGCCATGTCCCCAAATCACACCCGAGCAAAGCCTCGTTTCTGAGCTCCCTAAGCCAGAAGCCAACAAACGCCCATCTGGGAACAACGAGCCTCCCCCTGAACCTCGGAAAAGTCGAGTCCGGGAGCGCAGGCGAGAGGGGCGCTCAAAGACGTACGACTGGACTGAGTTCAAAAAGGAGCAGACGCAAAAGCCCGTGAAGGAACGTGCCGACACGGTCGATCTCAGCTCCTCGTTTTCAACAGTCTCATCTCACTGCTCGGCGTCTTCCTCCCCCACATCCTCCGCCTGCTCTGCGGTTTCTACCTCATCTCTTCAAACCTCTTCTTTATCAGCTGCCCACACACCATCTGCGGCTGAAGAAACGGAAAAAGAAAGTGTTAAAAAGGTCATCCGTCCCCAAAGCACGAGTGCCTCTCACACACCAAATACTGTCACTGTCActattatttcaactttaaattctacatcacctgttcaGCCATTGACACCTGAAGGTCGAGATCAAGGAAAAATGGAAGTGGACCAACCGACATCAATTTGCCCAGAGAGCGAAGACAAGAACAAAAGCTGTCACGTTCGAGAGGAGATAGAGCAGCGATGGCACCAGGTGGAAACGACTCCGTTAAGGGAAGAGAAGCAAGTGCCCATCAGCACCACTTTCACCAACTCCAGTGACTCTGACAAGCTTCCCCCACATGAGCTGACTGCACTGCTCGACAAAGAG TTGGGACAGAAGCAGAAGGAGCTGGACCGACTTCAGAAGCAGAACAACCTCCTGAAAGAGCAGTTAGAGAATGCGCTTGGAAGAGAACAAAGTGCCAGAGAGGGTTATGTACTGCAG AGTGCTACACCCCCTCCCTCTTCACCGCACAGAGTTCCATGGCAGAACTTGCACAAGCTTAATCAAGACTTACAAGGTGAACTGGAGTCCCAAAAGCGGAAGCAGGACCTCGCTCAACAGCAAATCAGGACTTTAAAGAGAAGCTATACTGAAGCCAAGGATGTCGTTGACCGCCATGACTGTGATGTTCAGGGACTGCAGGATAAACTTGCTTCTGCAATGGCTGAAATCTTAGCAAGTGAACAGGCTGTAGCCAGAATGCGAAATGAGCTTAAGCTAGAACAAGAGCGATCAAAAGAACACGAAGAAGAATGTGACCGTAATGAAGTTACCTTACGAGGACAGCTGAAAGACAGTGAGGATAGGCTTCGGGAAGTGGAGGCCGCTCTCCTTGAGAGAAGTCAGGCCCTAAGGCACTTAGAGCGGCAGCAAGCCCTGCAACGAGACCATGTCAGAGAAATTCAGCGGTTACAGGACAAGCTTCTAGAAGTTACAGCTCGATTAACTGCAACTGAAGAGGGTCATGTACTGAAGGAGGAGCGCCTGAGGAATGAGCTGAGTGGTATGCAGGAAAGTCATGAAAGAGAACGACAAAGCCTATGTAGACAATTAGCTGAGGCGGAAACCGTACAGAAAGAAATTGAAGACAAACTAATGGAGGCTGAGCAGCAGGTAGAAGCCTTGTTAAGAGGAAGACAAACCTCGGGAGGCAAAGAATGCAAGGAGGAAATACTCAAGTTACAAGAGGAGCTGTCCCAAAAGACTGACATCATTGAGACTTTGAGAGAAAGTGTGCGTAGGCTGGAGGAAGAGAAAAGTAATCTCACGTGCCGCTGTCAAGAGCTTATTAACCAGATTTCAGAGGCAGATCGTGAAGTGAACAAGCTCCGCAGTCGTCTGGAAACTGAAGAAGCAGATTACTGCACCTTGGAGCACTCATATGAAAGGGCAACACAAGAGTTTCAGAAAATGAGCCAGTTCCTCAgagaaaaagaggaagaaatCAGACAGACTAAAGAATTGTATGAAAGACTCATGGAACGCAAGGAACAGGACCTCAAAGAAGCTCTTGTAAAAATGACAGCTCTTGGAAACAGCTTGGAGGAAACGGAACAGAAGTTGCAAGCAAAGGAAGAACTTGTTTGTCAAATGAGTCGAAACCTTTTGGATAAGTTTGAACCCTGCACTGCAGAAAAGAACATGCATGCCAAGCTGATGGTCGCCGAGGACCGCATTGCAGAGTTAGAGCAGCATCTTAATGCTCTGCAGCTGGACTATGCTGAGCTACAAATGGAAAGGCAGCAAATGCCAGAACCGAAGAAAACAGAAAGTGATAGTGCGTTACCTTCTTCGTCATCAAACTCTGAACTTTCAATTGAAAGCTCGACCACAACAGAGAGCTCCCCAGAGGATAAAGATCCACTAGCTAAAAGACCAAAAATACGTTTTTCCAGCATTCAGTGCCAAAAATACATTAGTTTTGAGGGTATGGACAGTATTCGCCTTGGCCGAACATTTGACGACACAGGACAAAATGTTAAACCAGATATTGATATAATGCAAAGGAACATTCCCTCTGATTTGTCATTCCCACATTCTAGTGATCCAGAGAAGTTTATCTCTATCATACATACCCTGGAGACCAAATTACTAGCTACAGAGTCCAAGCTGAGAAACCTCACGCAAAATCTAGTAGGGCAACGATCGGCCCCTTCAGAAACTTTACAGAGTGAAATCAGTAAGGAGAAAACACCGCAGTGTACTATTGCCGTTAAGCATTACAGACATGCTCTTATATGTGTAGAAAATAGTCGTGAGAAATTAAGTGCCATTCTGAACAGTGGCCATGAtaccacagacacacaactgCACTCATTGACTGAGATAGAGAAGGATTTATTCAACGCATCATTCTATATTCGACAGGGACAAGAGATAGAGAAGCAATCACCAGCTGTGCATCAAAGCTTAGCCCCGGACACTGTAGATAAAGAGGCTTTGCGATTGTTTAGTAAAACTTTGTCTTTTGAAGCCCTAGTTTTGAACAAGATGTCTTTCTTGATAAAGACATCAAAGACCGACCTCTTGCAAGCACTTGCACAGATATGGGAAGACATTGAGCAAATTAAGAAGAGTGACAAAGATTGCTTAGCAATTGTTTATGCTGATGTCTTGACAAGAAAGCTAATGCTGGAGACTGCGTTTTGGAATGAAGTGGAAAAGGCTGAGATAGAtgtgaataaattaaaagaaagcaCTCCATCAGCTGATGCAGACATTGATGCCTCGGCTGTTTTCAACACTGTCATTAAAGCAGAACTTGCATACTCAATTCAAAACCTTAAACTTTCCTATGACCAGAAATTCAAGATGCTGAAAAGGGAGTTGATTGAAGCATATAAAAACCTTCATGAAAGGGAGACCGCTCTGCAAGCAATAATTGAAGCTTACAAAAGGCCTGATCTTAAAAGTGtgattaaagaaataaaaagaaatcggAAGTTTGGAAAACCAAAGTTGGCAGACATTCATCCTCCGGAACTTGCTCCATATATGGAGCAGATCGAAACAGAAGAAGCCAAAATCTTTGCTGAGGAAATAATAGATAAACACTTATGTGGTGAAATGCCTTCTTGTGCTGTTGATGCTATTGATTCACTCAATAATGCTCATGATAACTTGGCTCATGAGCTTCAAAGACAGGCGGCAATCCTCCACAACTACGCTGAAGAGATTGAAAGTGGTGAAAACAATCCTGGGCTGTCTCAAATGATCCAAGGACTTCTGGGAATCCAAACCTCACAGAACCTGACGAGTACCTCTCTTTGTATGCGTGACGCCCTGATTCAGGCCCAAGTGGCATATGTGGCATGTAGGTTACGGGCTATGCATGAACAAGATGTGGGGTGGTGTCGACAGACCAGTCAAAACATGGACTCGCTGGTTCAGCAGCATGCCCACAATGTCACCGCCATTCAAGAGAAATTTGAAGCGTCTCTAGAAGAAGAGCATCTAAACTTCTCAATTACATTGGCCGCACTTCAAAAGGATAATCAAACCCTGAGGAGTGAGATCAGCGAGCATGCAATCCAGCTTTCCCGTCAGCAAGAGCAGTCAATGCTCCTGGAGAAACATTTTCTCGAAGAGACTGAGCAGCTTAAACTGAGGCACGAACACGAACTAAGCCAAGCAGAGCAAAGCCGTGTCTCGTCCGAGCTGGCTCTCCTGGAGACAGCAGCTGACAAGCAAAAAAAACTGGAGGTTCTACTGGCAGGCATCAATACCATGGAGGAACAACACGAGAGTCATGTAAAGAAATTACAGCAGGACTTTGAACTGAAGATCTGTGAGCTCAAGCATTTGCACAAAGAGCAGATTGAAAAGTTACATTCCCATCATGTAGAAATTACTCCATATGGCAAAGAGAACATGGCAGACAAAGAAGGACCTGAGGTTTcaaatttgtctttttgtggtgACTGTATTACACCTAtggaagaggaggagcagggaAAGGAGGAACAAAGCTTGACAGAAGTTGACTCTATGGTGGTCCTGAAGGACAGAATTCAGGAACTGGAGACTCAGATGAATAGCATGAAGGACGAGCTGGAGAACAAGCACCTTGAAGGAGATGTGGCCAGCCTGAGAGAGAAATACCAGAGAGACTTTGAAAGTCTGAAG GCGACGTGTGAGCGTGGTTTTGCTGCAATGGAAGAAACTCACCAGAAGTTGATCGAAGACCTCCAGAGGCAGCATCAGAGGGAGATCTCCAAACTGATGGAAGAACGAGAGAGGCTGTTAGCTGAGGAGACCGCTGCCACAATTGCCG CTATCGAAGCAATGAAGAACGCACACAAAGAGGAACTGGAGAAGACTCAACGCTCCCAAGTCAGCGGATTAAACTCTGACATCGATGAACTTCGCTTGCAATACGA GGAGGAGCTGCGGTCCATTCAGAGAGAACTTGAGGTTCTGTCCGAGCAGTACTCTCAGAAGTGCCTGGAAAACGCTCATCTGGCTCAGGCCCTGGAGGCCGAGAGACAGGCGCTCCGACAGTGCCAGAGGGAGAACCAGGAGCTGAACTCCCACAATCAG GAGCTGAACAACAGGCTGACTGTAGAAATCACTCGCATGCGCTCGTGTTTCAGTGGAGAATCGGCCCTGTCGCCGCTCACACAGGGAAAGGATATCTATGAACTTGAG GTGTTGCTGCGGATAAAAGAGTCAGAGATCCAGTATCTTAAACAGGAAATCCACTCTTTGAAAGATGAGCTACAGTCTGCATTAAGG GACAAGAAGTACGCCACAGAGAAATACAAGGACATCTATACAGAGCTGAGCATTGTGAAGGCCAAGGCAGACTGTGATAtaaccaaactgaaggaaaagcTGCTTTTGGCCACCGAAGCTTTAGGCGAGGGGACGGTCGATGGGACCGTCACATCCGGCTATG ATATAATGAAGTCTAAAAGTAATCCGGATTTTATGAAAAAAGAGCAATCATCAGCCTCTAAGGCAGGGAGGGGTTTGAGGTCCAAG